Proteins encoded by one window of Mycolicibacterium cosmeticum:
- a CDS encoding SDR family oxidoreductase translates to MRITVVGATGQIGAQVVELLTGAGHDVDAAARSSGVDAVSGDGVAAAFDGADAVVDVLNSPTLEPGPAADFFTASATTLLAAAKKAGVQHYVVLSIVGVGSIDADGYLQGKQRQEELVANSGVPYTIVRATQFHELTEIIAGSLVAEGVAHAPDALIQPVAAAEVADLVARVATEVPRNDVLNFGGPEKMSFADLARAVFTARGEDITVVIDPQATYFGVPVQRNSLVTDDGAELGTTRLSDWLDR, encoded by the coding sequence ATGAGAATCACCGTGGTAGGCGCCACCGGCCAGATCGGTGCGCAGGTCGTCGAATTGCTCACCGGCGCAGGCCATGACGTCGACGCCGCCGCCCGGTCGTCCGGCGTGGACGCCGTCAGCGGCGACGGGGTGGCGGCAGCCTTCGACGGCGCCGACGCTGTTGTCGACGTCCTCAACTCCCCCACCCTGGAACCCGGCCCGGCGGCAGACTTCTTCACCGCCTCTGCCACCACCCTGCTCGCAGCAGCCAAGAAGGCCGGCGTGCAGCATTACGTGGTGCTGTCGATCGTCGGGGTCGGCAGTATCGATGCCGACGGTTATCTGCAGGGCAAGCAGCGCCAGGAGGAACTGGTAGCCAACTCCGGGGTGCCGTACACCATCGTGCGGGCCACCCAGTTCCACGAGTTGACCGAGATCATCGCCGGTTCGCTGGTCGCCGAGGGCGTGGCCCACGCACCGGATGCCCTGATCCAGCCCGTCGCGGCAGCCGAGGTTGCCGACCTGGTCGCGCGGGTGGCCACCGAAGTGCCGCGCAACGATGTGCTGAATTTCGGCGGACCGGAGAAGATGTCCTTCGCCGACCTGGCCCGCGCCGTCTTCACTGCACGAGGCGAAGACATCACCGTCGTGATCGATCCGCAGGCCACCTACTTCGGTGTCCCCGTGCAGCGGAACAGCCTGGTGACCGACGACGGTGCCGAGTTGGGCACCACCCGGCTCTCCGATTGGCTGGACCGGTGA
- a CDS encoding GGDEF domain-containing protein, which yields MARWARVPGRQADQYDWISAYLYDRGLQGLWRVTIFIATVLLAASTALMTFSPEGPGSRLTTIICFVAAGSATGAAVPFLLHWPTRRQSMVFSLVSTATIAAAALSFTNPYVGLMGCATFAVIGGFVAYFHTRWEVVLNGGVAAICAAVLAGRVVADTGDIYLAAAAVAIVAALNIGLPFGIESLVRTLRVDLRSSGRDPLTGLHNRRSFHYSAYELIMRHHGTGAHLIITMIDLDNFKQLNDTHGHAAGDAALIGVSAALEKTCRRSAVIGRAGGEEFLIADVVRQPAPEIHAEQLRQAIADTPAPVTASVGTASAPLDGDAAAPNLQLIDDLIRAADDAMYQAKRAGGNRSCHNGHP from the coding sequence ATGGCTCGGTGGGCACGTGTGCCGGGACGTCAGGCCGACCAGTACGACTGGATCAGCGCCTACCTGTACGACCGCGGTCTGCAGGGGCTGTGGCGGGTGACGATCTTCATCGCCACCGTGCTGCTGGCGGCTTCGACGGCGTTGATGACCTTCAGCCCCGAAGGGCCCGGCAGTCGGCTGACGACCATCATCTGCTTCGTGGCGGCCGGATCGGCGACGGGCGCCGCGGTGCCTTTCCTCTTGCACTGGCCGACGCGGCGACAGTCCATGGTGTTCTCACTGGTCTCGACCGCGACGATCGCCGCGGCCGCCCTGTCGTTCACCAACCCGTACGTGGGGTTGATGGGCTGCGCGACGTTCGCGGTGATCGGCGGGTTCGTCGCCTATTTCCACACCCGGTGGGAGGTGGTCCTCAACGGTGGTGTGGCCGCGATCTGTGCGGCGGTGCTGGCGGGTCGTGTGGTCGCCGACACCGGTGACATCTACTTGGCGGCCGCTGCCGTCGCGATCGTGGCGGCGCTCAACATCGGCCTGCCGTTCGGCATCGAGTCTCTGGTACGCACTTTGCGCGTCGACCTTCGCAGCTCGGGCCGTGACCCGCTGACCGGGTTGCACAACCGACGGTCTTTCCACTACTCGGCCTACGAACTGATCATGCGTCACCACGGCACCGGCGCCCATCTGATCATCACAATGATCGACCTCGATAACTTCAAGCAACTCAACGACACCCACGGTCACGCCGCCGGCGACGCCGCCCTGATCGGGGTGAGCGCCGCACTGGAGAAGACCTGCCGTCGCTCCGCGGTGATCGGCCGGGCCGGGGGAGAGGAGTTCCTCATCGCCGACGTCGTGCGCCAGCCGGCACCGGAGATCCACGCCGAGCAGCTGCGCCAGGCCATCGCCGACACACCGGCGCCGGTCACCGCAAGTGTCGGTACTGCCAGCGCACCGCTGGACGGCGACGCGGCCGCCCCCAACCTGCAGCTCATCGACGACCTGATCCGGGCCGCCGACGACGCCATGTACCAGGCCAAGCGCGCCGGTGGAAACCGCTCTTGTCACAACGGACACCCCTGA
- a CDS encoding SDR family NAD(P)-dependent oxidoreductase, giving the protein MVTGGTAGIGFATAQRLIEAGASVVITGRDPQRGRQAQEKLGPTAHFVAVDMADSAGVERLSREFELDILVNNAARFPAALTVDQDEKGFGHTFDTNVRGLYFLVAATVPTMIRRGGGAVVNVTSMVASKGVPGASVYSASKAAVEQLTRSWAVEFGPHNIRVNNVAPGPTATAGVAAEWGETNEELGRALPLGRTADPAEIAEAIFFLASPRASFITGTTLHVDGGGTAV; this is encoded by the coding sequence ATGGTCACCGGGGGCACCGCCGGAATCGGCTTCGCGACGGCCCAGCGGCTGATAGAAGCGGGCGCCTCGGTGGTCATCACCGGCCGCGACCCGCAACGCGGGCGCCAGGCTCAGGAAAAGCTCGGCCCGACAGCGCACTTCGTCGCCGTCGACATGGCCGACTCGGCCGGTGTGGAGCGGCTGTCCCGGGAGTTCGAACTCGACATCCTGGTCAACAACGCGGCTCGGTTCCCGGCCGCCCTGACCGTCGACCAGGACGAGAAAGGGTTCGGGCACACCTTCGACACCAACGTGCGCGGACTCTACTTCCTGGTGGCCGCGACGGTGCCCACCATGATCCGCCGTGGTGGCGGGGCCGTCGTCAACGTGACGTCCATGGTGGCGTCCAAAGGGGTCCCCGGCGCGTCGGTGTACAGCGCATCCAAAGCAGCGGTGGAGCAGTTGACCCGGTCGTGGGCGGTTGAATTCGGTCCGCACAACATCCGGGTCAACAACGTCGCGCCCGGGCCGACCGCCACCGCCGGCGTCGCGGCCGAATGGGGCGAAACCAACGAAGAACTCGGCCGCGCATTACCGCTCGGGCGGACCGCCGATCCCGCCGAGATCGCCGAGGCAATCTTCTTCCTGGCCTCCCCGCGCGCCAGTTTCATCACCGGGACCACCTTGCATGTCGACGGCGGCGGGACCGCCGTCTGA
- a CDS encoding oxidoreductase has protein sequence MSRIWFITGGTPGNFGTAFADAALDTGDRVVLTSRRPQELSSWTEQYGDRVLVVPMEVTDPAAVERAVRTAEEHFGGIDVLVNNAGRGWYGSIEAMDDSSLRAMFELNFFGVLSVTRAVLPGMRARGNGWIVNVSSVAGLVSAPGFGYYSATKFAIEAVTDALRDEVAPQGISVLTVEPGAFRTNAYSGFADESVEERIPDYHDMLEEVRAQFVAMDGAQPGDPHRGARAVIAAMAQDPPPRRLVLGNGGYDAVIDTLEQTLADIRANETLSRSADFPA, from the coding sequence GTGAGCAGGATCTGGTTCATCACCGGGGGCACACCCGGCAACTTCGGCACGGCATTCGCCGACGCGGCCCTCGACACCGGGGACCGGGTGGTGCTCACCTCCCGGCGCCCGCAGGAACTGTCGAGCTGGACCGAGCAGTACGGCGACCGCGTCCTCGTCGTCCCTATGGAGGTCACCGACCCGGCCGCGGTGGAGCGCGCGGTGCGCACCGCCGAGGAGCACTTCGGCGGCATCGATGTCCTGGTCAACAACGCCGGCCGAGGCTGGTACGGCTCCATCGAGGCCATGGACGACTCCTCGCTGCGGGCGATGTTCGAACTGAACTTCTTCGGGGTGCTGTCCGTGACGCGGGCCGTACTGCCGGGGATGCGCGCCCGCGGCAACGGGTGGATCGTCAACGTGTCCTCGGTGGCCGGGCTCGTGTCGGCCCCCGGATTCGGTTACTACAGCGCGACGAAGTTCGCCATCGAAGCCGTCACCGATGCGCTGCGCGATGAGGTCGCTCCACAGGGCATCTCCGTGCTGACCGTCGAACCGGGAGCGTTCCGCACCAACGCCTACTCGGGCTTCGCCGACGAATCCGTCGAGGAGCGCATTCCGGACTACCACGACATGCTCGAAGAGGTCCGCGCCCAATTCGTCGCCATGGACGGCGCGCAACCCGGTGACCCGCATCGTGGCGCCCGTGCGGTGATCGCCGCGATGGCCCAAGATCCGCCTCCCCGCCGACTGGTCCTCGGCAACGGCGGATACGACGCCGTCATCGACACACTGGAACAGACACTCGCCGATATCCGGGCCAACGAGACACTCTCTCGTAGTGCGGATTTCCCGGCTTAG
- a CDS encoding TetR/AcrR family transcriptional regulator, producing MSIAQTLDPQIDVPALPARERILATAYRLFYREGIRATGIDKVIAEAGVTKVTFYRHFPSKDALILAFLDLRHRRWMDWFVDALDRHSVGSRRRPAVVSAVEEWLTADSFRGCAFINSVNEIGAELPEVHVITARHKADMVAAIKATLPPGANRTRTAQALGVAIDGAIVHAQYQRDATSAVKALATIASALLAAND from the coding sequence GTGAGCATCGCCCAGACTCTGGATCCGCAGATCGACGTGCCGGCCCTCCCGGCTCGGGAACGGATACTGGCCACCGCGTACCGGCTCTTCTACCGCGAGGGAATTCGAGCCACGGGCATCGACAAGGTGATAGCCGAGGCCGGCGTCACCAAGGTGACTTTCTATCGACACTTTCCGAGCAAAGACGCACTGATACTGGCGTTCTTGGACTTGCGACACCGGCGCTGGATGGACTGGTTTGTCGACGCGCTCGACCGCCACTCTGTTGGCAGTCGTCGGCGGCCCGCGGTCGTATCCGCGGTCGAGGAATGGTTGACGGCGGACTCGTTCCGTGGATGTGCGTTCATCAACAGCGTCAACGAGATCGGCGCTGAGTTGCCCGAGGTGCACGTCATCACCGCTCGGCACAAGGCAGACATGGTCGCGGCCATCAAAGCGACACTTCCGCCGGGAGCGAACCGAACCCGAACGGCACAAGCGCTCGGCGTGGCAATAGATGGTGCCATCGTGCATGCGCAGTATCAGCGCGACGCCACATCGGCGGTGAAGGCGCTGGCCACGATCGCGTCAGCGCTGCTGGCGGCGAATGACTAG
- a CDS encoding helix-turn-helix transcriptional regulator translates to MTAIRDRGNAALPGRSAECQALREMVDAVRSGRSEVRVLLGEAGIGKTALLTFVREVAADCTVLTTVGVESDMELAFAGLQQLCAPVLDYRSGLPQPQREALEGAFGLSDTGAAPNRFLVGLAVLGLLAAAAADRPVLCVVDDVQWLDHVSAQTLFFVARRVQAEFVGLAFATRTPIDGTAGLPTLAVGGLDDGDARRLLESAYPGRLDAAILDRIVAEARGNPLALLETPKDIASLHTENVGAGLEEHYRTLIADLPDDTRMLLCVAAAEPVGDPALLSRAMAHLDLKPAAMAPAYDCGLIAVDTRVRFHHPLARSVAYRSAGAEQRRIAHAALAVVTDPVVDPDRRAWHRGLAADSLDERVASDLERSAGRALQRGGTASAAAFLARSAELTPDPSVRTGRALAAAEAHRESASFGSARRLLATADLGPLTDLQRARSAQLNTRLMFASARADGDADALVAAVTQFAAVAGQLEALDPTLATEAYLEALSAAMYVGRTAAGLAADVAATAHAALAKRQPQTPLDLVTHALAERLACGAVEAMPAMRRALDALKEATRNGSHGWFWRAFPLAHECLLHETWDDGWHDIAAHAVQLATDSGALTLLPPALLSRAGAAVERGELATAGALAAEANDLALAIDYTPLKYHRIILSAWRGDEAEATRLATAALESGRARGEGRVIGLARYATAVLNNGLGRYAEARTAARSACEYDDLGFHSELLVEAVEAAVRADDREYAEQVFDRLQVRASAAGSPRALAALARSRALLSEGKQAETLYLESIERFEATSQRIRLARARLLYGEWLRRNGPATVAREPLRLAHQEFVQMGSMAFAERARRELLAAGQKTRKQPTAAGDELSPQERQIAELAGQGLTNQEIAGQLFISAHTVEWHLRKVFTKLGIRSRRDLRKGINQSTGPAPSAARTR, encoded by the coding sequence GTGACGGCGATCCGCGACCGCGGCAACGCGGCGCTACCCGGTCGCTCCGCCGAATGCCAGGCACTTCGGGAGATGGTGGACGCCGTGCGCTCCGGGCGCAGTGAGGTGCGGGTGCTCCTCGGTGAGGCCGGTATCGGGAAGACGGCGCTGCTGACGTTTGTGCGGGAGGTCGCCGCGGACTGCACGGTGTTGACCACGGTGGGTGTGGAATCCGACATGGAGTTGGCCTTCGCGGGTCTGCAGCAGCTGTGTGCGCCGGTGCTGGACTACCGGTCGGGCCTGCCGCAACCGCAACGGGAGGCGTTGGAGGGGGCCTTCGGCCTCAGCGACACCGGAGCCGCGCCGAATCGGTTCCTGGTGGGATTGGCGGTACTCGGGCTGCTCGCCGCTGCCGCCGCGGACCGACCGGTGCTCTGCGTGGTCGACGATGTGCAGTGGCTGGATCACGTGTCGGCGCAGACGCTGTTCTTCGTCGCGCGCCGTGTGCAGGCCGAGTTCGTGGGTTTGGCGTTCGCGACACGCACCCCGATCGACGGCACCGCAGGGTTACCCACCCTGGCGGTGGGCGGGCTCGACGACGGTGACGCGCGCAGGTTGTTGGAGTCGGCGTACCCGGGCCGCCTGGACGCGGCGATCCTGGACCGGATCGTGGCCGAAGCGCGGGGGAACCCCTTGGCACTGTTGGAGACTCCGAAGGACATCGCATCCCTTCACACCGAGAACGTCGGCGCCGGCCTCGAGGAGCATTACCGCACCCTGATCGCCGACCTGCCTGACGACACCCGGATGCTCCTGTGCGTCGCGGCCGCTGAACCGGTGGGTGACCCCGCGTTGCTGTCGCGTGCGATGGCACATCTGGACCTCAAACCCGCGGCGATGGCGCCCGCATACGATTGCGGCCTGATCGCGGTCGACACCCGGGTGCGGTTCCACCATCCGTTGGCGCGGTCGGTGGCTTACCGGTCGGCCGGCGCCGAACAACGCCGGATCGCGCACGCGGCGCTCGCGGTGGTCACCGACCCCGTTGTCGACCCGGACCGGCGCGCCTGGCACCGCGGCTTGGCCGCCGATTCCCTCGACGAGCGGGTGGCATCGGATCTGGAGCGGTCGGCAGGGCGGGCACTGCAACGCGGCGGAACGGCTTCCGCGGCAGCATTTCTGGCGCGGTCAGCGGAGCTGACTCCCGACCCCTCCGTGCGTACCGGCCGGGCGCTCGCGGCGGCCGAGGCCCACCGCGAGAGCGCCTCGTTCGGCAGCGCCCGCCGCCTGCTGGCCACCGCGGACCTGGGCCCGTTGACCGATCTGCAACGGGCCCGTTCCGCACAACTGAACACTCGGTTGATGTTTGCCTCCGCACGCGCCGACGGTGACGCCGACGCGCTCGTCGCCGCCGTCACACAGTTCGCGGCGGTGGCCGGGCAGTTGGAGGCGCTCGACCCCACCCTGGCCACCGAGGCGTACCTGGAAGCGCTGAGCGCCGCGATGTACGTCGGGCGCACCGCAGCCGGGTTGGCCGCCGATGTCGCAGCGACCGCGCACGCCGCGCTGGCGAAACGGCAGCCGCAGACCCCACTCGATCTGGTGACCCATGCGCTGGCCGAGCGGTTGGCCTGCGGTGCGGTCGAAGCGATGCCGGCCATGCGCCGCGCGTTGGACGCGCTCAAGGAGGCCACCCGGAACGGCAGCCATGGCTGGTTCTGGCGGGCCTTCCCTCTTGCCCATGAATGCCTGCTCCACGAGACGTGGGACGACGGGTGGCATGACATCGCGGCGCACGCGGTGCAGCTGGCCACCGACAGCGGGGCGCTGACGCTGCTGCCGCCGGCGCTGTTGTCGCGAGCCGGTGCCGCCGTCGAGCGCGGTGAACTGGCCACGGCCGGCGCGCTGGCCGCGGAAGCCAACGACCTTGCCCTCGCCATCGACTACACCCCGCTGAAGTACCACCGGATCATCCTGTCGGCCTGGCGGGGGGACGAAGCCGAGGCCACCCGATTGGCGACGGCAGCTCTGGAGTCCGGCCGCGCCCGTGGTGAGGGCCGGGTGATCGGATTGGCGCGCTATGCCACCGCGGTACTGAACAACGGGCTGGGCCGGTACGCCGAGGCGCGAACGGCGGCCCGCAGCGCCTGCGAGTACGACGATCTCGGGTTCCACAGCGAATTGTTGGTCGAGGCGGTCGAAGCCGCTGTCCGCGCCGACGATCGCGAATACGCCGAGCAGGTTTTCGATCGACTGCAGGTGCGGGCGTCGGCGGCTGGGTCACCGCGGGCCTTGGCGGCACTGGCCCGATCGCGTGCCTTGCTGAGCGAGGGGAAGCAGGCGGAGACGCTCTACCTGGAGTCGATCGAGCGTTTCGAAGCGACGTCGCAACGGATTCGGCTGGCCCGGGCCCGACTGCTCTACGGGGAGTGGTTGCGCCGCAACGGCCCTGCCACGGTCGCGCGGGAGCCGCTGCGCCTCGCCCATCAGGAGTTCGTCCAGATGGGCTCGATGGCGTTCGCCGAACGGGCCCGGCGTGAGCTGCTGGCTGCGGGCCAGAAGACCCGTAAGCAGCCGACGGCCGCCGGCGATGAGCTGAGCCCACAGGAACGTCAGATCGCCGAGCTGGCCGGCCAGGGCCTGACCAACCAGGAGATCGCCGGCCAGCTGTTCATCAGTGCCCACACCGTGGAGTGGCATCTGCGGAAGGTGTTCACCAAGTTGGGGATTCGTTCGCGCCGTGACCTCCGGAAGGGGATCAACCAGTCGACCGGGCCGGCGCCCTCAGCGGCACGCACCCGATGA
- a CDS encoding MerR family transcriptional regulator produces the protein MGARVSIGDFAVMTSLSRKALRHYHDIGILEPAHIDSHTGYRFYDTGQVDHAHIIRRFRSLGMSIPDIKALLSTDDAAARTEIITTHLEQMEVQLQQTRDTVGALRELLSPVRTPPHVELRTEPALAVWSVGATIEVAGIDNWFSATLSRLRDAVATAAGAPSAVVPGGLYERAIFLESHGNATLFVPAPELAEPPEGIRSEVLPQAEYAVLTHPGGHEDGIDRSYAALGIYANEHLISDQGPIREHYIGATPSAPTTFTATEICWPIFSTTPLSE, from the coding sequence ATGGGCGCACGGGTCTCGATCGGTGACTTCGCCGTGATGACCAGCCTGAGTCGCAAGGCTTTGCGGCACTATCACGACATCGGGATCCTGGAACCGGCCCACATCGACTCCCACACCGGATACCGCTTCTACGACACCGGCCAGGTCGACCACGCACACATCATCCGCCGGTTCCGCTCCCTGGGCATGTCCATCCCCGACATCAAGGCGCTGCTGAGCACCGACGACGCCGCTGCTCGCACCGAGATCATCACCACTCATCTCGAGCAGATGGAAGTGCAGCTGCAGCAGACACGTGACACCGTCGGCGCCCTGCGCGAGCTGCTGTCGCCCGTACGCACCCCTCCCCACGTGGAATTGCGCACCGAACCTGCGCTCGCCGTGTGGTCCGTCGGCGCCACCATCGAGGTTGCCGGCATCGACAACTGGTTCTCGGCGACACTGAGCCGGCTACGGGACGCAGTTGCCACGGCGGCAGGCGCGCCGTCGGCGGTCGTGCCGGGTGGTCTTTACGAACGAGCGATTTTCCTCGAATCACACGGCAACGCAACGCTATTCGTACCAGCACCGGAACTCGCGGAGCCACCGGAGGGCATCCGTTCCGAGGTCTTACCCCAGGCCGAATACGCGGTGCTCACGCACCCCGGCGGTCACGAGGACGGCATCGACCGCAGTTACGCGGCCCTGGGCATATACGCAAACGAGCACCTCATCAGCGACCAAGGGCCGATTCGCGAACACTACATCGGTGCCACGCCCTCGGCTCCGACAACGTTCACCGCCACAGAAATCTGTTGGCCGATTTTCAGCACCACCCCGCTGTCAGAATGA
- the cynS gene encoding cyanase has translation MIHAQFDPTARQLLAIAAVEAKTRKDVSWQQIADAAELSVAFTTAAVLGQHALPEASAEAVGALLGLDEDAVRLLQTIPTRGSIPGGVPTDPTIYRFYEMLQVYGTTLKALVHEQFGDGIISAINFRLDVKKVADPDGGERAVITLDGKYLPTVPF, from the coding sequence ATGATTCACGCCCAATTCGACCCCACCGCCCGTCAGCTGCTGGCCATCGCCGCCGTCGAGGCCAAAACACGCAAAGACGTGTCCTGGCAGCAGATCGCCGACGCCGCCGAGCTGTCCGTAGCCTTCACCACCGCGGCCGTGCTGGGCCAGCACGCGTTGCCGGAAGCGTCAGCAGAGGCCGTCGGCGCCCTGCTGGGACTGGACGAGGACGCGGTGCGGTTGCTGCAGACCATCCCCACCCGCGGCTCCATTCCCGGCGGTGTGCCCACCGATCCGACCATCTATCGCTTCTACGAGATGCTGCAGGTCTACGGCACAACCCTGAAAGCACTCGTTCACGAGCAGTTCGGCGACGGGATCATCTCCGCCATCAACTTCCGGCTCGACGTGAAGAAGGTTGCCGACCCGGACGGTGGCGAACGCGCCGTCATCACGCTGGACGGCAAGTACCTACCGACTGTGCCCTTCTGA
- a CDS encoding SDR family NAD(P)-dependent oxidoreductase: MQSSPEFSGRTAMVTEGTSELGRVTARLLKEAGAQLIISGRDDAAGRAAVNELGPGTRFIAADLADLESVDHLARQVPVDILINNADVVGADTLAGLYFLVSAVAPGMIRLGGGAIVNVVAGVTDAVTALTRCWATEFGATGVRVNTVVAGSRANPLGRVGRPVEIAEPIVFLASSRASFITGATLHADGGASVG, translated from the coding sequence GTGCAGAGCTCGCCAGAATTTTCGGGGCGCACGGCAATGGTCACCGAGGGCACCTCGGAGCTGGGACGGGTCACCGCGCGCCTGCTCAAAGAGGCCGGCGCCCAGCTCATCATCAGCGGCCGGGACGATGCCGCCGGACGGGCTGCCGTCAACGAACTGGGTCCCGGTACCCGGTTCATCGCCGCCGATCTGGCCGACCTGGAGTCCGTCGACCACCTGGCCCGACAGGTGCCGGTCGACATCCTGATCAACAATGCCGATGTGGTGGGCGCCGATACGTTGGCCGGTCTGTACTTTCTCGTGAGTGCCGTGGCTCCCGGCATGATCCGCCTCGGCGGCGGAGCGATCGTCAACGTCGTGGCGGGGGTGACAGACGCCGTCACCGCACTGACCCGCTGCTGGGCAACGGAATTCGGTGCAACCGGCGTTCGGGTCAACACCGTGGTCGCCGGAAGCCGAGCGAATCCCCTCGGACGTGTCGGCAGACCCGTCGAGATCGCCGAGCCGATCGTCTTCCTGGCGTCCAGCCGGGCGAGTTTCATCACCGGCGCAACGCTGCACGCCGACGGCGGAGCGAGCGTCGGGTGA
- a CDS encoding nuclear transport factor 2 family protein produces MTVTSATDVKPPVPPFTDESAVLKVRLAEDAWNSRDPQRVAQGYSVDSVWRNRSVFVTGRAQIIEFLSGKWDREHEYRLIKELWAHSGDRIAVRFAYEYHDEAGQWFRAYGNENWLFDENGLMTHRHASINDVPIGEGQRKFFWDRNAPRPVDHPSLSALGL; encoded by the coding sequence ATGACCGTCACATCCGCAACCGACGTCAAACCTCCGGTTCCGCCGTTCACTGACGAGTCGGCCGTACTGAAGGTTCGGCTGGCTGAGGACGCCTGGAACAGCCGCGATCCGCAGCGCGTAGCACAGGGATATTCGGTCGACAGCGTCTGGCGCAACCGCTCCGTGTTCGTGACAGGCCGTGCGCAGATCATCGAGTTCCTGAGCGGCAAGTGGGACCGCGAACACGAGTACCGCCTCATCAAGGAACTGTGGGCGCACAGCGGCGACCGTATTGCGGTCCGTTTCGCGTACGAGTACCACGACGAAGCGGGTCAGTGGTTCCGCGCCTACGGCAACGAGAACTGGCTGTTCGACGAGAACGGCCTGATGACACACCGCCACGCCAGCATCAACGATGTGCCGATCGGGGAAGGACAGCGCAAGTTCTTCTGGGACCGGAATGCGCCACGGCCGGTGGATCATCCGAGTTTGTCCGCACTCGGCCTGTGA
- a CDS encoding nuclear transport factor 2 family protein, whose protein sequence is MTTTEWDALPDTVRTFMTALDAREVDRTLATLTHDAVVTDEGHDYTGHDQIGRWVATAAAEYTYTTEITGASTTDTGVVVTQHLEGDFPGGVADLNYRFALDGALISRVVIEP, encoded by the coding sequence ATGACCACCACAGAATGGGATGCGCTCCCAGACACCGTAAGAACCTTCATGACCGCACTCGACGCCCGTGAGGTGGACCGCACACTCGCCACACTCACCCACGACGCCGTCGTCACCGACGAGGGTCACGACTACACGGGCCACGACCAGATCGGTAGATGGGTTGCGACCGCGGCCGCCGAGTACACCTACACCACCGAGATCACCGGCGCGTCGACCACTGACACCGGCGTGGTCGTCACACAGCACCTGGAGGGCGACTTCCCCGGCGGGGTCGCCGACCTGAACTACCGGTTCGCCCTGGACGGCGCGCTGATCAGCCGGGTGGTGATCGAACCGTGA
- a CDS encoding SDR family NAD(P)-dependent oxidoreductase, producing MSYRPSRSLVTGASSGIGAAFARELAARGSDLVLVARRADRLERLARELMTEHGITCETVTFDLSIERAGAALRERVGGEFDLLVNNAGFATQGPFLHGGGDEFARVIAVDIRAVVDICHAFLPAMVERGQGAIVNVSSTTAFQPVPSLAVYSAAKAFVQSFSQSLWYEAKQRNVKVFALAPGPTRTEFFEVIGEGAAVAGRMQTAEQVAATGMRALDRRSTPPYVVSGIANSWTARLAGLVPRRLLIPFVARILHPMDPAPSP from the coding sequence ATGTCGTATCGACCGTCACGGTCTCTGGTCACCGGCGCCAGTTCAGGCATCGGCGCGGCATTCGCGCGGGAGTTGGCCGCGCGGGGCTCGGATCTGGTCCTTGTCGCGCGACGCGCGGACAGGCTTGAGCGGCTTGCCCGCGAACTCATGACCGAACACGGAATCACGTGCGAGACAGTCACATTTGATCTGTCGATCGAACGGGCAGGGGCGGCTCTGCGCGAGCGGGTCGGTGGCGAGTTCGACCTGCTGGTCAACAACGCCGGCTTCGCCACGCAAGGCCCGTTCCTGCACGGCGGCGGCGACGAGTTCGCCCGGGTGATCGCCGTCGATATCCGGGCCGTGGTGGACATCTGCCACGCCTTTCTGCCGGCAATGGTGGAGCGGGGACAAGGAGCCATCGTCAACGTCTCCAGTACCACCGCGTTTCAGCCGGTCCCTTCGCTTGCCGTCTACTCGGCAGCCAAGGCATTTGTTCAGAGTTTCTCCCAGTCGCTGTGGTACGAAGCCAAGCAGCGAAACGTCAAGGTTTTCGCGCTTGCCCCCGGACCCACGCGGACCGAATTCTTCGAGGTCATCGGTGAGGGCGCGGCGGTGGCCGGACGGATGCAGACGGCCGAGCAAGTGGCGGCCACGGGCATGCGTGCCCTTGATCGCCGATCAACTCCTCCCTATGTCGTTTCGGGCATTGCGAACTCGTGGACGGCGCGACTTGCGGGACTGGTACCCCGCAGGCTGTTGATCCCCTTCGTGGCCCGGATCCTTCACCCCATGGATCCGGCGCCGTCGCCATGA